A genomic stretch from Moraxella nasicaprae includes:
- the dapB gene encoding 4-hydroxy-tetrahydrodipicolinate reductase yields the protein MSNLNIGIMGASGRMGRMLIQATLNHPNATLAGAYVRSISSLIGADAGEFIGAGRTGVALSTLSAQNLGVLIDFSLPEALDEVLAQCIEHKVPLVMGVTGLNAEQEAKLKNAAQHIAIVYAGNYSTGVNLSLNLLATTARVLGLNADVEIIEHHHKHKIDAPSGTALMMARAVAESRGQQLNNVLVHGRQGSAKRELGQIGMHALRGGEIIGEHTVEFIMDGEIIEITHKAQSRATFATGAVRAAIWVANQPAGLYDMKDVLGLQ from the coding sequence ATGAGCAATCTTAATATCGGCATCATGGGTGCATCAGGTCGCATGGGCAGAATGTTGATTCAAGCAACTTTGAATCACCCAAACGCCACATTGGCTGGGGCGTATGTTCGCAGTATTTCTAGCTTGATTGGGGCAGATGCTGGCGAATTCATCGGTGCTGGTCGCACGGGTGTGGCACTTTCTACCTTGTCGGCACAAAATTTGGGCGTGCTGATTGATTTTAGCTTGCCAGAAGCCCTAGATGAAGTCTTGGCACAATGTATCGAGCATAAAGTACCACTGGTGATGGGCGTGACTGGCTTAAATGCAGAACAAGAAGCCAAGCTTAAAAATGCCGCTCAGCACATTGCCATTGTCTATGCAGGCAACTACTCAACTGGGGTCAATTTATCACTCAATCTGCTGGCAACCACCGCTCGTGTGCTGGGGCTAAATGCTGATGTTGAAATCATCGAACATCACCACAAGCACAAAATCGACGCCCCCTCTGGCACGGCACTGATGATGGCTCGTGCAGTGGCAGAAAGTCGTGGTCAGCAGCTAAACAATGTGCTGGTGCATGGCAGACAAGGCAGTGCCAAGCGTGAACTGGGCCAAATTGGCATGCACGCTTTGCGTGGTGGTGAGATTATTGGTGAGCATACGGTTGAATTTATCATGGACGGTGAAATCATCGAAATCACCCACAAAGCCCAAAGTCGTGCCACTTTTGCCACAGGAGCGGTGCGAGCGGCGATTTGGGTTGCCAATCAGCCAGCAGGTCTTTATGACATGAAAGATGTGCTTGGTTTACAATAA
- a CDS encoding metallophosphoesterase → MRMLFLAGVICLFELCTFVVFKGLGWLTSPVLDAQAQRWLMIGGFVISHLFLAGLLFGAFRLTMGYLAVLWIGVLAIVFTCLLAFLVNQLSINLGHGLRAIGVLSFMGLLGYSVFNAYMPTTRHLTVRLDKPMSDSVRLAVASDLHLGALFGNRELDLLSDILRREQVDLLLMPGDIMDDDTLAFEAKKMQPHFAKLVSATTNGAVVSLGNHDLYQTQAYQSIINAITASGAILLDDKTMLMSVHKNGQEIPISLVGRFDDHHTQRLTTQALMASVNTDYPVILLDHRPSQIDENSRLPIDLQVSGHTHNGQVFPANFIIKALNRVGYGHDVINGMAVVVSSGYGFWGVPLRLGSRSEVWIIDVVGRSDVSLPNDKAPR, encoded by the coding sequence ATGCGAATGTTATTTTTGGCAGGCGTGATATGTCTGTTTGAATTATGCACTTTTGTGGTTTTTAAAGGCTTGGGCTGGCTGACCTCCCCAGTGCTTGATGCACAGGCTCAACGCTGGTTGATGATTGGCGGGTTTGTGATTAGTCATCTGTTTTTGGCGGGATTGTTGTTTGGAGCATTTCGCCTGACGATGGGCTATTTGGCGGTGCTGTGGATTGGGGTGCTTGCCATCGTGTTTACCTGCTTGCTGGCTTTTTTGGTCAATCAACTTAGCATCAATCTTGGGCATGGTTTGCGTGCGATTGGGGTGCTTAGCTTCATGGGGCTTTTGGGCTACTCGGTGTTTAATGCCTATATGCCAACCACTCGTCATTTGACAGTCAGACTGGATAAGCCAATGTCAGATAGTGTTCGTCTGGCGGTGGCAAGTGATTTGCATTTGGGGGCGTTGTTTGGCAATCGTGAGCTTGATTTATTGTCAGACATTTTGCGTCGTGAGCAGGTGGATTTATTGCTCATGCCTGGCGACATCATGGACGATGATACATTGGCATTTGAAGCCAAAAAGATGCAGCCACATTTTGCCAAACTGGTGTCTGCAACCACCAATGGAGCGGTGGTCAGTTTGGGCAATCATGATTTGTATCAGACGCAGGCTTACCAAAGTATCATCAATGCCATCACTGCCAGCGGTGCAATCTTACTTGATGATAAAACCATGCTGATGTCTGTGCATAAAAACGGTCAAGAGATTCCCATCAGTTTGGTGGGTCGTTTTGATGACCATCACACACAGCGATTGACAACCCAAGCGTTGATGGCAAGCGTCAATACCGATTATCCTGTCATTTTGCTGGATCATCGTCCTAGCCAGATTGATGAAAATAGCCGATTGCCCATCGATTTGCAGGTATCAGGACACACGCATAATGGGCAAGTATTCCCTGCCAACTTTATTATCAAGGCACTCAATCGTGTTGGCTATGGGCATGATGTCATCAATGGTATGGCGGTGGTGGTGTCGTCTGGCTACGGATTTTGGGGTGTGCCGTTGCGGCTTGGGTCTCGCTCTGAGGTTTGGATTATTGATGTGGTGGGACGCTCTGATGTCTCATTGCCAAATGATAAAGCCCCAAGATAG
- a CDS encoding YheT family hydrolase, with protein sequence MTDFNPPLWLKNPHLQTILPKFLVKHTPDYHRVLVKDSLNQSDVAFDYLLTDDTKCDDGRYGKPLVVLFHGMEGSSQSHYAKTLAKAVQAAGLHFVVAHFRSCGGVAVAGEVFYNAGDTAELHHYLSLLSKEFDSIFAIGVSLGGNALAKYMGEYGTDAIAQRAVVVSAPVDLASASVAMERLLGKHIYTPYLLNPIIKKALDNRLTPDEIIALKQAKRMGDFDNVFTAPRHGFRSKNDYYRQASALPYLANVVKPTLIITAKDDPFLGVTAEAGDVSSSVELLDTRYGGHIGFVDYDYQARQFELGFVADRALAFFGQ encoded by the coding sequence ATGACCGATTTTAACCCACCTTTGTGGCTAAAAAATCCACATTTACAAACCATTTTGCCAAAATTTTTGGTCAAGCACACGCCTGATTATCACAGGGTTTTGGTGAAAGATTCGCTCAACCAAAGTGATGTGGCGTTTGATTATTTGCTGACCGATGATACCAAGTGTGATGATGGTCGGTATGGCAAGCCTTTGGTGGTGTTGTTTCATGGCATGGAGGGGTCAAGCCAAAGTCATTATGCCAAAACTTTGGCAAAGGCGGTGCAGGCTGCTGGCTTGCATTTTGTGGTGGCTCACTTTCGTTCCTGCGGTGGTGTGGCGGTGGCTGGCGAGGTGTTTTATAATGCTGGCGATACGGCAGAATTACATCATTATTTGAGTTTATTATCCAAAGAGTTTGACTCTATTTTTGCCATCGGAGTATCGCTGGGCGGGAATGCTTTGGCAAAATACATGGGCGAATACGGCACAGATGCCATAGCACAGCGTGCGGTGGTGGTCTCAGCCCCTGTGGATTTGGCAAGTGCATCGGTGGCGATGGAGCGATTGCTGGGTAAGCATATTTATACTCCGTATTTACTTAATCCCATCATCAAAAAAGCATTGGACAACCGTTTGACCCCTGATGAAATCATTGCCCTAAAACAAGCCAAACGAATGGGCGATTTTGATAATGTATTCACCGCACCCAGACACGGTTTTCGCTCAAAAAATGATTATTATCGTCAAGCATCAGCCTTGCCATATTTGGCAAATGTTGTTAAGCCTACCTTGATTATTACCGCCAAAGATGACCCATTTTTGGGCGTGACTGCCGAAGCTGGCGATGTCTCGTCATCGGTTGAGCTGTTAGACACTCGCTATGGCGGTCATATTGGTTTTGTTGATTATGATTATCAAGCACGTCAGTTTGAGCTTGGTTTTGTGGCTGACCGTGCTTTGGCATTTTTTGGGCAATGA
- a CDS encoding J domain-containing protein — translation MLPDYYQLLGVDMNADLSAIKQAYRRQIAQHHPDKQGSDEQALLLNMAYETLKNPAKRASYDAKFAQFHRQRRLYQAGQRLYHSAWQLGHFAKTCAKKLWQHLPSSPILDEIHAQNAELGVCVIDLCTAYQGGVVLMNGQKIALPKGLSDGDVIDVGVEKFKIHIRQKDIKVHGKDVHYLLWLDEKMLSCGLVDLPKPWSLQLKLPANTSLPASITLSGRGIDDGQEAGDLMIYFNAK, via the coding sequence ATGTTGCCTGACTACTATCAGCTACTTGGTGTGGACATGAATGCTGATTTGTCAGCCATCAAACAAGCCTATCGCCGTCAGATTGCTCAGCATCACCCAGATAAACAAGGCAGTGATGAACAGGCGTTATTGCTTAATATGGCTTATGAAACACTCAAAAATCCAGCCAAACGAGCCAGCTATGATGCCAAGTTTGCCCAGTTTCATCGCCAAAGACGACTGTATCAAGCAGGGCAGCGTTTGTATCATTCAGCGTGGCAGTTGGGTCATTTTGCCAAAACCTGTGCCAAAAAACTCTGGCAACATTTGCCATCATCGCCCATCTTGGACGAAATCCATGCACAAAATGCCGAGCTTGGTGTGTGCGTGATTGATTTATGCACCGCTTATCAAGGGGGTGTGGTGCTGATGAATGGACAAAAAATCGCCCTACCAAAAGGTCTGTCTGATGGCGATGTGATTGATGTTGGTGTAGAAAAATTTAAAATTCACATCAGGCAAAAGGACATCAAAGTACACGGCAAAGATGTGCATTATCTGCTTTGGCTTGATGAAAAAATGCTGTCTTGTGGTTTGGTTGATTTACCAAAACCTTGGTCACTACAACTAAAACTGCCAGCAAATACATCACTACCAGCCAGCATCACCTTGTCAGGTCGTGGCATTGATGATGGGCAAGAGGCTGGCGATTTGATGATATATTTTAATGCCAAATAA